One Benincasa hispida cultivar B227 unplaced genomic scaffold, ASM972705v1 Contig425, whole genome shotgun sequence DNA window includes the following coding sequences:
- the LOC120069477 gene encoding serine/threonine-protein kinase BLUS1, whose amino-acid sequence MKLSRLNSLRRVQSGELIMKLPDDQDDSKRPQFPLDPTSYKIIDEIGVGVSAVVYKAICIPMNSVVVAIKAIDLDRSRADFDDIRREAKILSLLSHPNILNAHCSFTVDRRLWVVMPFMCAGSLQSIITSSFPDGLPEPCIAVVLREILHALSYLHDQGHLHRDIKAGNILIDSNGSVKLADFGVSASIFEANSKQGESISPLSKSMMLKEVAGTPYWMAPEVIHSHNGYSLKADIWSFGITALELAHGRPPLSHLPPSKSLLLKITRRFRFSDYENHGNCKNKNKFSKGFKELVASCLDQEPSRRPCAEKLLKHPFFKNCKGPDLLVKTILQGLPSVEERLKLQKLQRLPSMKTEEEEEEEELEKEIIKQRRISGWNFNEDGLELDPVFPGENCEEECSMMEKKGSGDLSECYSGLSDLSSPVGNERAGSGGGGEEEVVDRESIVGGLVALKRSLDEQRRAVGSLIELLEGEKGGEMSREEQMGRLMEKMTRELENERKRNFELEMELEFLRLQISAAYNNNDDDGAASTAINN is encoded by the coding sequence atgaaacTTTCTCGTCTAAATTCCCTCCGGCGAGTTCAGTCCGGTGAGCTTATCATGAAGCTCCCCGACGATCAGGACGATTCCAAAAGACCACAATTCCCTCTCGATCCCACCTCTTACAAAATCATTGACGAAATTGGTGTCGGCGTCAGCGCCGTCGTGTACAAAGCCATCTGCATTCCGATGAACTCTGTAGTGGTAGCCATCAAAGCCATCGACCTCGATCGATCACGAGCCGATTTCGACGACATTCGAAGAGAAGCCAAAATTCTCTCACTTCTCTCTCACCCCAACATTCTAAATGCCCACTGTTCTTTCACCGTCGATCGTCGCCTTTGGGTCGTGATGCCGTTCATGTGCGCCGGATCTTTACAGTCCATTATTACATCGTCGTTTCCCGATGGCTTGCCGGAGCCCTGCATCGCCGTTGTTCTCCGGGAAATTCTACATGCTCTGTCTTACCTCCACGACCAAGGCCATCTCCACCGAGATATTAAAGCCGGCAACATTCTGATAGACTCAAATGGGTCTGTCAAGCTCGCTGATTTTGGAGTTTCGGCATCGATTTTTGAGGCGAATTCGAAACAGGGGGAGTCAATTTCTCCGTTATCAAAGTCGATGATGCTGAAGGAAGTCGCCGGAACGCCATACTGGATGGCACCAGAGGTGATTCACTCGCATAATGGGTATAGTTTGAAAGCGGATATATGGTCATTTGGAATCACTGCGTTGGAATTAGCCCATGGACGACCTCCCTTGTCTCATCTCCCTCCTTCCAAATCCCTGCTTCTGAAAATCACGCGGAGGTTTCGATTCTCCGATTACGAGAACCACGGAAACTGCAAAAACAAGAACAAGTTCTCAAAAGGGTTTAAGGAATTGGTAGCCTCTTGTCTCGATCAAGAGCCATCGAGAAGACCCTGCGCTGAGAAATTGCTCAAACATCCGTTCTTCAAAAACTGCAAGGGGCCTGATCTTCTCGTAAAGACAATATTACAAGGTCTGCCGAGCGTAGAAGAGCGACTCAAATTGCAAAAATTACAGCGATTGCCGTCAATGAAaacagaggaagaagaagaggaagaagaattaGAGAAGGAAATTATAAAACAGAGGAGGATAAGTGGGTGGAATTTCAACGAGGATGGGCTAGAGCTGGACCCTGTTTTTCCAGGGGAAAACTGCGAGGAGGAATGTTCAATGATGGAGAAGAAGGGTTCGGGGGATTTGAGCGAGTGCTATTCGGGGCTGTCGGATCTAAGTTCGCCGGTGGGGAATGAGAGGGCAGGAAGCGGCGGCGGAGGGGAGGAGGAGGTGGTTGACAGGGAGTCGATAGTGGGGGGATTGGTGGCGCTGAAAAGGAGCTTAGACGAGCAGAGGAGGGCGGTGGGGAGTTTGATAGAGCTGTTGGAAGGGGAGAAAGGGGGAGAGATGAGCAGAGAAGAGCAGATGGGGAGATTGATGGAGAAGATGACGAGGGAGTTAGAGAATGAGAGGAAGAGGAACTTTGAATTGGAGATGGAGTTGGAATTTCTTAGGCTTCAGATTTCTGCTGcttataataataatgatgatgatggtgCTGCTTCAACCGCCATTAATAACTAA